CAAAGTACGGCTATTCCGTCCTTGTCCCTGTCGTCCGTATCAGCAAATCTCCTCCGCTGAGGAGCCTGATCACCCGGCTGTTCCGGCTTACGGAAAATAAGCTGCGAGCGATGATGGACTACCGGGGGCGCCTGAAAGGTATTAGTATAGATAAAGACATTGAGGAGCTTGTCAGCAAATTCCTTGAACGAGAATTCCGCAAGGCGGAAAGGGAAGAGAAAGGACCGGATATTGTTATAGACAAGGACAAGCTGGAGCGGCTGCGCGGCGACTCGGAAGTTGTCCGCCATCTGCTGACGGTGGATGAACCGGAAGTGGAGAAGCCCGTCAGTGATTGGCCTGCGGCGGATTTGCCGACTGCGGACGAATCTAGCGCGTCTGTGCTTGCGCAGGGCAGCGAAGGAATTGGGCAGGAGCGGAACATTGCCGTAATATCTGACGGAACTGCGGGATCTGCAGTTTCTGCAGGATATGAAGGCGTAGTACCGGATACGCAGAAGCCGGTAGAGGAACTTCCGACTGCAGCAGACGGAGCGGCCAATGGAACAGCGGGCGCGATAATCAGGGGCAGCGAGGCCATATACGAAGCGCAGACAGCACCGAATGAACCGCAGGTGCCATCAATAGTGCCCGAGAACGAGTGGGAAGCAATGGCCGGCGCGCTCAGTCCCTTGCAGCGTCAGGCTGTATTGGCCCTTTCGGGGCCGGATGGTCCTGCCGAGCTGCGCAGACTTGCTGCTGCCCAAGCGGCGCTGCCCGATCTGCTGATTGACGAAATCAACGAAATCGCAATGGATGTGCTCGGCGACCTGCTGATCGACGGCGAGGAATTCTCGCCTGAGCATGCGTCCTTGCTGCAATACTTGAAGAGGTGACATAAGGCATGAATGAACTGAAAATACCGAAACGAATGACGACGGCGCTCGTCAACTCGCTGACGGCGGGCGTTGTCCCGCGCATTGGACTGGAGCATATCGCCGTCGGACGCCGCGCGGAGATCGAATCAATCTTGCGCGATCTTGACAACATTGCCGAAGGTGGCGCGGCCTTTAAGCTGATTACGGGCAAATACGGCAGCGGCAAAAGCTTTTTGCTCCAGATGATCCGCAATTACGCAATGGACCGCGGGTTCGCGGTCGCCGACGCCGATCTGTCGCCCGAGCGAAGACTGGTCGGCACCAAAGGACAGGGCTTGGCCACCTACAAGGAGCTGATGAGCCACTTGTCCACCCGCACCCGTCCGGACGGAGGAGCGCTGGAAGTCATCCTTCAGAAATGGATATCCTCGCTGCAGCAGAAGATTATGCAGGAACGGGGTATGGATCCCGGACATCCTGCTTTTGCCGGAGAGGTCGAGAAGGAGATTTTTGCCGTCGCCTCCGATATGCGGAGTCTCGTGCATGGCTTTGACTTCGCTAAAGTGCTTGCGGCTTATTGGAACGGCCACAAGCTTGGGGACGAGGATTTGAAGCAGGAGGCGCTGCGCTGGCTGCGCGGCGAATTCGCGACACGCACGGAATCCCGGAAGGCGCTGGGTGTCGGGGTCATTATCGATGACGACAACTGGTACGATTATATGAAGCTGTGGGCGGAATTTTCCGCGGCCATCGGCTACAAGGGGCTGCTGCTGTTCATCGATGAAGGCGTCAATTTGTATAAAATTACAAACAGCGTCTCCAGACAGAGCAACTATGAAAAGCTGCTGACCATGTTCAACGACACGATGCAGGGCAAGGCGGAGCATCTCGGGATTTTTCTTGGCGGAACACCGCAGTTTGTCGAGGATCACCGGCGGGGACTGTTCAGCTATGAGGCGCTGCGGTCCAGGCTAGTGGCCGGACGGTACGGCTTCGCCGCTCCGAATAATTTCTCGGGGCCGATTATTCCGCTCGACATGCTGTCTTCCGAGGAGATTCTCGTACTGCTGCAAAGACTTCGGGATATTCATTCGCTGCATTACGGCTATCCGTCCGCGTTGACCGACGACCAGCTTGTTCATTTTATGGAGGAAGCCTCTTCCAGGCTGGGCGCAGACGAACTTCTGACGCCCCGCGAGCTGGTGCGCGATTTCATGGACCTGCTGCATACGCTGCACGGCAGTCCGGAGACTTCATTCGAAAGCCTGGTCGGAGAACGGACAGCAGCCGGCAAATCCGAAAGCGGCAAGGATACGATGGACGATCTATTGGCGGAGTTTGAGCTATGAGCGATAACCCGTTTTACCGGCTTGCGCCGTTTATCAAGGAGTTTATTTACAGAAACCGCTGGGAAACACTGCGCGAAGCGCAGGTGGACGCCTGCCGGGTGCTGCTGGAGTCGCCGGATCATCTGCTGATCGCGTCGGGAACCGCGTCGGGCAAGACGGAGGCGGCTTTTTTTCCCGCGCTGACCGAGCTGTATGAGAATCCCTCTTCCTCTGTCGGAATTCTGTATATTGCTCCGCTCAAAGCGCTGATCAACGACCAGTTCGCCAGGTTGAACGACCTGCTGGTCGAAGGCGGCATTCCCGTCTGGCATTGGCACGGCGATGTGCCGCAGGCCGAGAAGACGAAGCTGATGAAGAATCCGTCCGGAGTGCTCCAGATTACCCCCGAGTCGCTTGAAGGCCTGCTGATGAACCGTCCGAACGCCATTCCGGCGCTGTTCGGCGATCTGCGCTTTGTCATCATTGACGAAGTGCATGCCTTTATGGGCGCCGACCGGGGCATCCAGGTGCTCAGCCTGCTCACAAGGATATCCCGAATGGCGGGCTGTTCTCCGCGCCGGATCGGGCTGTCCGCCACACTCAGCGACTATGATACCGCAACCCGCTGGCTTGCCGCGGGGACGCGGGAGCAGGTACGGATATCCGCGCCCCAGGGCGGGCGGAAGCTTCGCTTGAGCGTCGAGCATTTTTCTTTTCCCGATGCCCGGGACGAGAAGCAGTCCGAACAGCTGGAGCTTGCCCGCAAAGCCTATTACGACTACATTTACGACCATACCCGGCTTAAAAAAGCGCTGGTCTTCACCAACAGCCGCACCGACGCGGAAACGGCGATCCTTGAAATGAGGCGCATTGCGGCGAGGCGCCAGGAGCCGGACGTGTTCCACGTCCATCACGGCAGCATTTCCGCGATGCTGCGGGAGGAGGCGGAGGCCGCGCTCCGCGAAGGCCCCGGTGCGGCGGTTGCCGCAGCGACGCTCACGCTGGAGCTGGGCATCGATCTGGGCGAGCTGGAGCGGGTCATGCAGCTCGGGGCGCCTTACAGCTGCTCCAGCTTCGTGCAGCGGCTGGGCCGCTCGGGACGCCGGGGCGACGCCGCGGCGGAGATGATGTTCGTCACGCCGGAGGAAGAGGACGAGGAAGCGCAGCTGCCGGCGCGCATGCCCTGGACCCTGCTCCGGGCGATCGCCGTTATTGAGCTTTATGTGCGGGAGAAATGGGTCGAGCCGCTTACCGTTCGTAAGCTGCCGATGGGCCTGCTTTATCACCAGACGA
This region of Paenibacillus sp. URB8-2 genomic DNA includes:
- a CDS encoding ATP-binding protein, coding for MNELKIPKRMTTALVNSLTAGVVPRIGLEHIAVGRRAEIESILRDLDNIAEGGAAFKLITGKYGSGKSFLLQMIRNYAMDRGFAVADADLSPERRLVGTKGQGLATYKELMSHLSTRTRPDGGALEVILQKWISSLQQKIMQERGMDPGHPAFAGEVEKEIFAVASDMRSLVHGFDFAKVLAAYWNGHKLGDEDLKQEALRWLRGEFATRTESRKALGVGVIIDDDNWYDYMKLWAEFSAAIGYKGLLLFIDEGVNLYKITNSVSRQSNYEKLLTMFNDTMQGKAEHLGIFLGGTPQFVEDHRRGLFSYEALRSRLVAGRYGFAAPNNFSGPIIPLDMLSSEEILVLLQRLRDIHSLHYGYPSALTDDQLVHFMEEASSRLGADELLTPRELVRDFMDLLHTLHGSPETSFESLVGERTAAGKSESGKDTMDDLLAEFEL
- a CDS encoding DEAD/DEAH box helicase gives rise to the protein MSDNPFYRLAPFIKEFIYRNRWETLREAQVDACRVLLESPDHLLIASGTASGKTEAAFFPALTELYENPSSSVGILYIAPLKALINDQFARLNDLLVEGGIPVWHWHGDVPQAEKTKLMKNPSGVLQITPESLEGLLMNRPNAIPALFGDLRFVIIDEVHAFMGADRGIQVLSLLTRISRMAGCSPRRIGLSATLSDYDTATRWLAAGTREQVRISAPQGGRKLRLSVEHFSFPDARDEKQSEQLELARKAYYDYIYDHTRLKKALVFTNSRTDAETAILEMRRIAARRQEPDVFHVHHGSISAMLREEAEAALREGPGAAVAAATLTLELGIDLGELERVMQLGAPYSCSSFVQRLGRSGRRGDAAAEMMFVTPEEEDEEAQLPARMPWTLLRAIAVIELYVREKWVEPLTVRKLPMGLLYHQTMSILKSMGEAEPEELREAVLSLPSFRDFSEEDYDAFMAYQLGMGQIEQMDEGSLLIGLAGEKIVNNFRFLAVFKDDEEHVVYNGTEEIGSITTVPPPGYCFTLAGKLWKVEEVDNRHKAVYVKSSRGKVDTLWLGAGGDVHTRIMTKIRDILGDTTLYPYLAPRAAARLERARRLARESGLLLRSVLPAGGDSLFILPWAGSRTFRTLERLLKHKLTRPLALRSVVPMEPYYMVVAGKADADWLEASILEAGSAGVDPLELLAPGEAPYLGKYDEWIPQDLLRKAFAVDGLDVPGFHEMVERWRRD